The Setaria italica strain Yugu1 chromosome IX, Setaria_italica_v2.0, whole genome shotgun sequence genome has a window encoding:
- the LOC101767572 gene encoding guanine nucleotide-binding protein subunit gamma 1, protein MQVGGGGAGGGDAADIRGRHRIQAELKKLEQEARFLEEELEELQKTDKVSSALQEFLTAMESKADPLLPVTTGPVNQSWDRWFEGPQDLRRCKCWFL, encoded by the exons ATgcaggtcggcggcggcggcgccggaggaggggaTGCGGCAGACATACGGGGCCGCCACCGGATCCAGGCCGAGCTCAAGAAGCTCGAGCAAGAAGCGCGCTTCCTCGAG GAGGAACTTGAAGAGCTTCAGAAAACTGATAAGGTATCATCGGCATTGCAAGA GTTTCTAACAGCGATGGAAAGCAAAGCAGATCCTCTACTTCCTGT AACTACTGGACCTGTGAATCAGTCCTGGGATAGGTGGTTTGAAGGTCCACAAGATCTGCGCAGATGCAAATGCTGGTTTTTGTGA
- the LOC101767975 gene encoding pentatricopeptide repeat-containing protein At2g42920, chloroplastic, producing the protein MAPLQGCHSPSPTPTTALPPLLPSSSSISAFIASDPALTLLHTRCASMAHLRQLHAALVKSGLARDPIAASRAVAFCAGPCRDVAYAERIVRHHPRPNSFMWNTVIRALSDGARPEAAVALFVEMLGSPTPPERRTLPSVLAACARMGRAGAGAGAALHGMALKLGLAGDSYVRNAAIAMYGSCGAADEALALLAQCPEFDAVACNSAIVALARAGRVDEARAVFDGMPERTVATWSAMVSVYARAARCGEALALFAAMQEGGVEPNANVLVSVLGCCAGLGALEQGAWVHAYIDRHGVAMNALVVTALIDMYCKCGSVEKAREVFDMARSQGLAKLSSWNSMMQGLAVHGQWQEAIALFSELKSHGLSPDNVTFIAVLTAYGHSGMPDEAKAAFASMANEHKVEPGIEHYGCLVDALARAGRLREAEGAIQAMPMAPDAAVWGALLSGCRLHGDADLGARAAREAVRCDPRDSGAYVLAASVAARGGDAGRAAAAGVRGKMRKAGVGKVPGCSMIEVNGVVHEFVS; encoded by the coding sequence ATGGCGCCACTGCAGGGTTGCCACTCCCCCTCGCCCACCCCGACCACCGCCcttccccctctcctcccctcctcctcctccatctccgccTTCATCGCCTCCGACCCCGCCCTCACGCTCCTCCACACGCGATGCGCCTCCATGGCGCACCTGCGCCAGCTCCACGCTGCGCTCGTCAAGTCCGGCCTCGCCAGGGACCCCATCGCCGCCAGCCGCGCCGTCGCGTTCTGCGCGGGCCCCTGTCGCGACGTCGCCTACGCGGAGCGCATCGTGAGGCACCACCCGAGGCCCAACTCCTTCATGTGGAACACCGTTATCCGGGCGCTCTCCGACGGGGCCCGCCCGGAGGCCGCCGTGGCGCTGTTCGTCGAAATGCTCGGCTCGCCCACGCCGCCCGAGCGACGCACGCTCCCGTCGGTTCTCGCGGCGTGCGCGCGCAtggggcgcgccggcgccggcgccggcgcagcgcTCCACGGGATGGCGCTCAAGCTCGGGCTCGCCGGGGATTCGTACGTGCGCAACGCCGCGATCGCCATGTACGGGTCGTGCGGCGCCGCGGACGAGGCGCTGGCGCTGCTGGCGCAGTGCCCCGAGTTCGACGCGGTGGCGTGCAACAGCGCGATCGTGGCGCTGGCgagggccgggcgcgtcgacgaGGCGCGGGCGGTGTTCGACGGGATGCCGGAGCGGACCGTCGCGACGTGGAGCGCCATGGTGAGCGTGTACGCGCGCGCCGCGAGGTGCGGCGAGGCCCTGGCGCTCTTCGCGGCGATGCAGGAGGGCGGCGTGGAGCCGAACGCCAACGTTCTCGTCAGCGTGCTGGGCTGCTGCGCGGGGCTCGGCGCGCTGGAGCAGGGCGCGTGGGTGCACGCGTACATAGACCGCCACGGCGTCGCCATGAACGCGCTCGTCGTCACCGCCTTGATCGACATGTACTGCAAGTGCGGCTCCGTGGAGAAGGCTCGCGAGGTGTTCGACATGGCAAGGTCACAGGGCCTGGCCAAATTATCGTCTTGGAACTCCATGATGCAAGGGCTGGCAGTGCACGGGCAATGGCAAGAAGCGATCGCCTTGTTCTCCGAGCTGAAATCGCACGGCTTGAGCCCCGACAACGTCACCTTCATCGCGGTCTTAACGGCCTACGGCCACTCTGGCATGCCCGACGAGGCGAAGGCGGCGTTCGCATCGATGGCGAACGAACACAAGGTCGAGCCGGGGATCGAGCACTACGGCTGCCTCGTCGACGCGCTCGCGCGCGCCGGGCGGCTCCGGGAGGCGGAGGGCGCGATCCAGGCGATGCCGATGGCGCCCGACGCGGCCGTCTGGGGCGCGCTGCTCTCCGGGTGCCGCCTCCACGGCGACGCCGACctgggcgcgcgcgcggcgcgggaggccgTGCGGTGCGACCCGCGGGACAGCGGCGCGTACGTGCTGGCCGCGAgcgtggcggcgcggggcggggacgccggccgcgccgccgcggcgggcgtgAGGGGAAAGATGAGGAAGGCCGGCGTGGGCAAGGTGCCCGGGTGCAGCATGATCGAGGTGAACGGTGTCGTGCACGAGTTTGTGAGCTAG